In one window of Qipengyuania profundimaris DNA:
- a CDS encoding peptidylprolyl isomerase produces the protein MSANRISKFLSLAAVAGLALSPISVSAQATAETANPLGLPTDLSILGNSDPNVRKATAVVNGFVITGTDVDQRAALLVAANEREISPEELERVKMQVLRNLIDETLQIQAAETQEITIPQAEIDQSYARVAAQNFGQDESAMGEYLRSIGSSPQSLKRQIHGELAWSRLLRRNFAPFVNVSADEVNDLIQRLEANRGTDEYRLGEIFLQATPETAPQVQGNAQQIVEQLRQGGSFVAYARQFSQASTAAVGGDLGWIALPQLKNPQLETVVGEMSPGQLVGPLEIPGGYWIGLLIDKRQVLTADPRDAVLSLKQIALDFTGVPEAERTPRLESFLAGVQQLRGCGDAEAGASALGATVVTNDEIAARALPEQLQQLVLNLQLGQVTPPFGSFEEGVRVLMLCGRDDPQAASGPDFDTLMGQLEEERIQRRAQRYLRDLRNDAYIEYN, from the coding sequence GTGAGCGCAAACCGCATTTCCAAGTTTCTTTCCCTTGCCGCAGTGGCAGGTCTGGCGCTGTCGCCGATTTCCGTGTCGGCGCAGGCAACGGCGGAAACGGCCAATCCCCTCGGTCTGCCGACCGATTTGAGCATTCTCGGCAATTCCGATCCGAACGTCCGCAAGGCGACGGCGGTGGTGAATGGCTTCGTGATCACCGGCACCGATGTCGACCAGCGCGCTGCGCTGCTGGTCGCAGCGAACGAGCGTGAAATCAGCCCCGAAGAACTCGAGCGCGTTAAGATGCAGGTGCTGCGCAACCTCATCGACGAAACGCTGCAGATCCAGGCGGCCGAAACGCAGGAAATCACGATCCCGCAGGCCGAGATCGACCAGAGCTATGCGCGTGTCGCTGCCCAGAACTTCGGGCAGGACGAAAGCGCGATGGGCGAATATCTGCGGAGCATCGGCTCCTCGCCGCAGTCGCTCAAGCGCCAGATTCACGGAGAGCTTGCATGGAGCCGTTTGCTGCGGCGCAACTTCGCACCCTTCGTGAACGTCTCGGCCGACGAGGTGAACGACCTTATCCAGCGGCTCGAGGCCAATCGCGGGACCGATGAATATCGCCTTGGCGAAATCTTCCTGCAGGCAACGCCCGAAACCGCGCCGCAGGTGCAGGGCAATGCCCAGCAGATCGTCGAGCAGCTCCGCCAGGGCGGCAGCTTCGTCGCCTATGCCCGCCAGTTCTCGCAAGCCTCGACCGCGGCGGTCGGCGGCGACCTCGGCTGGATCGCCCTGCCCCAGCTGAAGAACCCGCAGCTCGAGACCGTGGTCGGCGAAATGAGCCCGGGCCAGCTGGTCGGCCCGCTGGAGATTCCCGGCGGCTACTGGATCGGCCTGCTGATCGACAAGCGGCAGGTGTTGACGGCCGACCCGCGTGACGCTGTCCTTTCGCTGAAGCAGATCGCGCTCGATTTCACCGGCGTGCCGGAAGCAGAGCGCACACCCCGGCTCGAAAGCTTCCTGGCCGGCGTGCAGCAGCTGCGCGGATGCGGCGATGCCGAAGCCGGAGCGTCTGCCCTCGGTGCGACCGTGGTCACCAATGACGAGATCGCCGCGCGTGCCCTGCCCGAACAGCTTCAGCAGCTCGTGCTGAACTTGCAGCTCGGCCAGGTCACGCCGCCCTTCGGGTCTTTCGAGGAAGGTGTGCGCGTGCTGATGCTGTGTGGCCGCGACGATCCGCAGGCCGCCAGCGGCCCGGACTTCGATACGCTGATGGGTCAGCTCGAAGAAGAGCGCATCCAGCGCCGTGCGCAGCGCTACCTGCGCGACCTGCGCAACGACGCCTATATCGAGTACAACTGA
- the pdxA gene encoding 4-hydroxythreonine-4-phosphate dehydrogenase PdxA: MTAPLAVSIGDPAGIGPEIIAESWARRREYGLAPFFVVGGGGVLKAAAKARGLSVPVEPIASPAEAETVFSDALPVLGQEDSAYAPGQPEPSGAALALHSLAEATRCALLESASALVTAPIAKAQLAQVGFEYPGQTEFLADVCGLEQEDAVMMLAGPSLRAVPLTVHCALSEVPGRLSQDLIEHRARIVSRALRRDFGIDAPRLAVCGLNPHAGEGGRFGDEEARIITPAIEALQAEGLAVTGPHPADALFTPRARQTYDAALAMYHDQALVPLKALDFDEGVNVTLGLPIVRTSPDHGTAFDIAGKGVADPGAMIAALRMAGEMAARRASHG, from the coding sequence ATGACTGCCCCGCTCGCCGTATCGATTGGCGATCCGGCGGGGATCGGGCCGGAGATCATCGCGGAAAGCTGGGCGCGGCGCCGGGAATACGGCCTCGCGCCCTTTTTCGTGGTCGGCGGAGGGGGTGTGCTGAAAGCGGCGGCGAAAGCCCGCGGTCTTTCGGTTCCGGTAGAGCCGATCGCCAGCCCTGCCGAAGCCGAGACGGTTTTCAGTGATGCGCTCCCTGTGCTCGGACAGGAAGACAGCGCGTATGCGCCCGGACAACCCGAGCCGAGCGGCGCAGCCCTCGCCTTGCACTCGCTGGCCGAGGCGACGCGTTGCGCGCTGCTGGAATCAGCATCGGCCCTAGTGACCGCTCCCATCGCGAAAGCGCAGTTGGCACAGGTCGGCTTCGAATATCCGGGCCAGACCGAATTTCTCGCCGATGTCTGCGGCCTCGAGCAGGAGGACGCGGTGATGATGCTCGCCGGGCCGAGCCTGCGCGCCGTGCCCCTTACGGTCCATTGCGCGCTGTCCGAAGTGCCAGGCCGGCTTTCGCAAGACCTGATCGAGCACCGCGCGCGCATCGTGTCCCGCGCATTGCGGCGCGACTTCGGGATCGACGCGCCGCGCCTCGCCGTTTGCGGGCTCAATCCGCATGCGGGCGAAGGCGGCAGGTTTGGGGACGAGGAAGCCCGCATCATCACGCCTGCGATCGAGGCATTGCAGGCCGAGGGGCTCGCCGTCACCGGCCCGCACCCCGCAGATGCACTGTTCACGCCCCGCGCGCGGCAGACTTACGACGCAGCGCTGGCGATGTATCACGACCAGGCGCTCGTCCCGCTGAAGGCGCTCGATTTCGACGAAGGTGTGAACGTGACGCTCGGCCTGCCCATTGTGCGCACCAGCCCCGATCACGGCACTGCCTTCGACATCGCGGGCAAAGGCGTGGCCGATCCCGGCGCGATGATCGCCGCGCTCAGGATGGCAGGCGAGATGGCGGCGCGGCGGGCCAGCCATGGCTGA
- the rsmA gene encoding 16S rRNA (adenine(1518)-N(6)/adenine(1519)-N(6))-dimethyltransferase RsmA: MADLPPLRDVIARHGLSASKALGQNFLFDEQLLDRIAAIPGDLAGKQVLEVGPGPGGLTRALLRAGARVTAIEMDTRCLPALAELGEAFPGQLTVVQGDALRIDHAELMGGEPFAVLSNLPYNVGTALFVRWLGGEAWPPLWTSLTLMFQQEVAQRIVAQPGGSVYGRLAVLAQWRSVAKLAMKVHRSAFTPPPKVMSAIVHVEPAAMPEGVSARLLERLTEAAFGQRRKMLRQSLKGVPGAVEGLESLGIDPQRRAETVTVEEFVMLARVLGNGG, translated from the coding sequence ATGGCTGACCTCCCTCCCTTGCGTGACGTCATCGCGCGCCATGGCCTCAGCGCATCGAAAGCCCTGGGGCAAAACTTCCTGTTCGACGAACAATTGCTCGACCGCATCGCCGCGATCCCCGGAGACCTCGCAGGCAAGCAGGTGCTCGAAGTAGGCCCCGGCCCCGGCGGCCTCACGCGCGCACTGCTGCGTGCCGGCGCGCGCGTTACCGCGATCGAGATGGACACGCGCTGCCTCCCTGCGCTCGCCGAACTGGGCGAGGCCTTTCCCGGCCAGCTCACCGTCGTGCAAGGCGATGCGCTCAGGATCGACCATGCCGAGCTGATGGGCGGCGAGCCTTTCGCCGTGCTGTCCAACCTGCCCTATAATGTCGGCACCGCGCTGTTCGTGCGCTGGCTGGGCGGCGAAGCATGGCCGCCGCTATGGACCAGCCTGACGCTGATGTTTCAGCAGGAGGTCGCACAGCGCATCGTCGCGCAGCCGGGCGGATCGGTCTATGGCCGGCTGGCGGTCCTCGCCCAGTGGCGTAGCGTCGCGAAACTGGCGATGAAGGTCCACCGCAGCGCCTTCACCCCGCCCCCCAAGGTGATGAGCGCCATCGTCCATGTCGAGCCCGCCGCCATGCCCGAGGGCGTCAGCGCCCGCCTGCTCGAACGCCTCACCGAAGCCGCCTTCGGCCAGCGTCGCAAGATGCTGCGCCAGAGCCTCAAGGGCGTGCCCGGCGCGGTCGAGGGGCTGGAGAGCCTCGGCATCGACCCGCAAAGGCGCGCGGAGACGGTGACGGTCGAGGAGTTTGTGATGCTGGCGCGGGTCTTGGGGAATGGCGGCTAA
- a CDS encoding malate synthase G: protein MTDYVTRAGIEVDPQLATFIETDVLQPLGRDVDGFWQGFATLLSEFAPRNAALLAKREDLQAKIDAWHGERAGQPHDAGAYRAFLEEIGYLVPEPGDFTIGTQNVDPEIATMAGPQLVVPILNARFLLNAANARWGSLYDALYGTDALDAPPAKPSGYDEERGAAVIAEGRKLLDEILPLASGSWADLESLDDLALADPSQLVGATDKGPLFRHNGLHVEIVVDPDSQVGKTDRLGIADINLEAALTTIADCEDSVAAVDAEDKLVAYRNWLGIMRGDLEESFEKGGRTLTRTLAGDKTYTDSEGGEHKLPGRSLMFVRNVGHLMTNPAMRWDGGEIPEGIMDAVLTSAIGAHDVEGLGKFGNSRCGSIYIVKPKMHGPDECAFTNDLFDAVEDLLGLPRHTVKVGVMDEERRTSANLAACIHAVKDRIVFINTGFLDRTGDEIHTSMRAGPMMRKGEMKNSAWLKAYEARNVGIGLAHGLAGRAQIGKGMWAAPDLMGQMMIEKIGHLRAGANTAWVPSPTAATLHAIHYHREDVFEIQKGLPDAAKLDELLTIPLADGVNWSEDEIREELDNNCQGLLGYVVRWIDQGVGCSKVPDINDVGLMEDRATLRISSQHIANWLLHGVISEDQVMDSLRRMAAKVDEQNAGDPFYEPLLENEDGPAFSAAKDLIFKGVEQPSGYTEPLLHAWRRRKKD from the coding sequence ATGACCGATTATGTGACGCGCGCCGGGATCGAGGTCGATCCGCAGCTGGCTACCTTTATCGAAACCGACGTGCTCCAACCGCTCGGGCGCGATGTGGACGGGTTCTGGCAGGGGTTCGCGACACTGCTGAGCGAGTTCGCGCCGCGCAATGCCGCGCTGCTGGCGAAGCGCGAAGACCTACAGGCGAAGATCGACGCGTGGCATGGCGAGCGCGCTGGCCAGCCGCACGACGCCGGTGCCTATCGCGCGTTCCTGGAAGAGATCGGCTATCTCGTGCCCGAACCGGGCGATTTCACCATCGGCACGCAGAATGTCGATCCCGAGATCGCGACCATGGCCGGGCCGCAGCTGGTGGTGCCGATCCTCAACGCGCGTTTCCTGCTGAACGCGGCAAATGCGCGGTGGGGCAGCCTCTACGATGCGCTCTACGGCACCGATGCGCTGGATGCGCCTCCGGCGAAGCCCAGTGGCTATGACGAAGAACGCGGCGCGGCAGTGATCGCGGAAGGGCGCAAGCTGCTCGACGAAATCCTGCCGCTTGCGAGCGGAAGCTGGGCGGATCTCGAAAGTCTCGACGACCTCGCACTTGCCGATCCATCGCAACTCGTCGGCGCAACCGATAAAGGGCCGCTATTCCGGCACAATGGCCTGCACGTCGAGATCGTAGTCGATCCCGACAGCCAGGTGGGCAAGACCGACCGGCTGGGCATTGCCGATATCAATCTGGAAGCTGCGCTGACCACGATCGCCGATTGCGAGGATTCGGTCGCAGCAGTCGATGCCGAGGACAAGCTGGTCGCCTATCGCAACTGGCTCGGCATCATGCGCGGCGATCTCGAAGAGAGCTTCGAGAAGGGCGGCCGGACGCTCACGCGTACGCTGGCGGGCGACAAGACTTACACGGACAGCGAGGGTGGGGAGCACAAGCTGCCCGGTCGCAGCCTGATGTTCGTGCGCAATGTCGGGCACCTGATGACCAATCCGGCGATGCGCTGGGACGGCGGCGAAATTCCCGAAGGCATCATGGACGCCGTCCTCACCAGTGCAATCGGTGCGCATGATGTCGAGGGCCTCGGCAAGTTCGGCAATTCGCGCTGCGGATCGATCTATATCGTGAAGCCCAAGATGCACGGGCCGGACGAATGCGCCTTCACCAACGACCTGTTCGATGCGGTGGAGGATTTGCTCGGCCTGCCGCGTCACACCGTCAAGGTCGGCGTGATGGACGAGGAACGGCGCACCAGCGCCAACCTTGCCGCCTGCATCCATGCGGTGAAGGACCGGATCGTCTTCATCAACACCGGCTTCCTCGACCGCACGGGCGACGAAATCCACACCTCGATGCGGGCCGGGCCGATGATGCGCAAGGGCGAGATGAAGAACTCCGCCTGGCTCAAGGCGTATGAGGCGCGCAATGTCGGCATCGGCCTGGCGCATGGCCTCGCGGGCCGCGCGCAGATCGGCAAGGGCATGTGGGCCGCACCCGACCTCATGGGCCAGATGATGATTGAGAAGATCGGCCACCTGCGCGCAGGCGCCAACACCGCCTGGGTGCCGAGCCCGACTGCGGCGACGCTCCATGCGATCCACTATCACCGCGAGGACGTGTTCGAGATCCAGAAGGGCCTGCCCGATGCGGCGAAACTGGACGAGTTGCTGACGATTCCGCTGGCCGATGGCGTGAACTGGTCCGAAGACGAAATCCGCGAGGAACTCGACAACAACTGCCAGGGCCTGCTCGGTTACGTGGTTCGCTGGATCGACCAGGGCGTCGGCTGCTCCAAGGTGCCCGACATCAACGACGTCGGCCTGATGGAAGACCGCGCAACGCTGCGCATCAGCTCGCAGCACATCGCCAACTGGCTGCTGCACGGGGTGATCTCGGAGGATCAGGTCATGGACAGCCTGCGCCGCATGGCCGCCAAGGTCGACGAACAGAACGCGGGCGACCCATTCTATGAACCGCTGCTCGAAAACGAGGACGGCCCGGCCTTCAGCGCGGCGAAGGACCTGATCTTCAAGGGCGTGGAGCAACCGAGCGGCTATACCGAACCGCTGCTCCATGCTTGGCGGAGGCGGAAGAAGGATTAG
- a CDS encoding hydrolase, giving the protein MKPDATPQAFLDAVDADTMLREVQDWAAINTGTGNLDGLATMAGKLADAFSQLPGEVELLEPATVTAISAEGREFEKPHGEHMVLRVRPEAERRFVLTGHMDTVFPADHPFQEVSWLDDETINGPGTADMKGGLDVILHALKLFETTEGASRVGYDVMINSDEETGSLASRGLIEELARGKYAALTYEPSALPDGTLAHARGGTGNYSVTMTGKSAHAGRNPQDGRNAIVAASDLVLRVKALEAEDITVNPAKIEGGAANNVVPDLAVLRFNIRPKSTDAMERFDGELDAILRLIEAEHEVGVHRHGGVTRPPKPVDGKAQRLFDLVKDCGAQLGQQIGWKSTGGVCDGNNIAATGVPVVDTMGVRGGAIHSPDEFMIVPSLRERAALSALVLTRLSTGDPL; this is encoded by the coding sequence ATGAAACCGGACGCCACCCCGCAAGCCTTTCTCGATGCCGTCGATGCCGACACCATGCTGCGCGAGGTGCAGGACTGGGCGGCGATCAACACCGGCACCGGCAATCTGGACGGGCTGGCCACCATGGCGGGCAAGCTTGCCGATGCGTTTAGCCAGCTTCCCGGCGAGGTCGAGCTGCTGGAGCCCGCGACCGTCACCGCAATCTCCGCCGAGGGGCGCGAGTTCGAGAAACCGCATGGCGAACACATGGTCCTGCGTGTGCGGCCAGAGGCGGAGCGGCGGTTTGTGCTCACCGGGCACATGGATACCGTCTTCCCGGCAGATCACCCGTTCCAGGAGGTTAGCTGGCTCGACGACGAGACGATCAACGGCCCCGGCACCGCCGACATGAAGGGCGGCCTCGACGTCATCCTCCATGCGCTGAAATTGTTCGAGACGACCGAGGGCGCATCGCGCGTCGGCTACGATGTTATGATCAATTCGGACGAGGAAACCGGCAGCCTCGCCAGCCGCGGCCTGATCGAGGAGCTGGCGCGTGGCAAATACGCCGCGCTGACCTACGAACCCTCCGCTCTTCCCGACGGCACGCTGGCCCATGCGCGCGGCGGCACGGGTAATTACTCGGTCACGATGACCGGCAAGAGCGCGCACGCGGGCCGCAATCCACAGGACGGGCGCAACGCTATTGTCGCGGCAAGCGACCTGGTGCTGCGCGTCAAGGCGCTCGAGGCCGAGGACATCACCGTCAATCCGGCCAAGATTGAGGGCGGTGCGGCGAACAATGTCGTGCCCGACCTCGCAGTCCTTCGCTTCAACATCCGCCCCAAGTCAACCGACGCGATGGAGCGCTTCGATGGCGAGCTCGACGCGATCCTGCGCCTTATCGAGGCCGAGCACGAAGTCGGCGTCCACCGCCACGGCGGCGTCACCCGGCCGCCCAAGCCAGTCGATGGGAAAGCGCAGCGCCTGTTCGATCTCGTGAAAGACTGCGGTGCCCAGCTTGGTCAGCAGATCGGCTGGAAGAGCACGGGCGGCGTGTGCGACGGCAATAATATCGCGGCCACCGGCGTTCCGGTGGTCGATACCATGGGCGTGCGCGGCGGGGCGATCCATTCGCCTGACGAGTTCATGATCGTGCCATCCCTGCGCGAACGCGCCGCCCTGTCGGCGCTGGTGCTGACCAGGCTTTCGACCGGAGATCCCCTGTGA
- a CDS encoding arginine N-succinyltransferase produces MTFRLRAAQIGDLEHLYEMAKLTGGGFTNLPADRAALTRKLERAEEAFARTENTLGDDVFTLVLENSENGQVRGTCQLFTQVGQQWPFYSYRLTTLTQHSQELDRTVRAELLSLVTDLEGSSEVGGLFLHPGERAGGLGLLLARSRYLFIAMHRARFADRILAELRGVIDDRGGSPFWDGVAGRFFGMTFQEADYFNAINGNQFIADLMPKHPVYIAMLNGEARKVIGVPHPSGRAAMRMLENENFAYEGYVDIFDGGPTMTTRTDSVKSIAEAAEKTLSATDLDDGERALVATGKLGEFRSAYGMRHIGDDGTIAIDAECAEALGVAKGDSVWSVAR; encoded by the coding sequence GTGACCTTTCGCTTGCGCGCCGCGCAGATCGGCGACCTCGAGCATCTTTACGAGATGGCCAAGCTGACCGGTGGCGGCTTCACCAATCTGCCCGCAGATCGCGCCGCGCTAACCAGAAAGCTGGAGCGCGCCGAAGAAGCCTTCGCCCGTACCGAGAACACGCTGGGCGATGACGTGTTTACGCTGGTCCTGGAGAATAGCGAAAACGGCCAGGTGCGCGGCACCTGCCAGCTGTTCACGCAGGTCGGGCAGCAGTGGCCCTTCTACTCCTATCGCCTGACCACGCTGACCCAGCATAGCCAGGAACTCGACCGCACGGTGCGCGCCGAATTGCTGAGCCTCGTTACCGATCTCGAGGGGTCGAGCGAAGTGGGCGGCCTGTTCCTCCATCCGGGCGAACGCGCCGGCGGGCTCGGCCTGCTGCTGGCGCGCAGCCGCTATCTGTTCATCGCCATGCACCGCGCGCGCTTTGCAGACCGGATCCTCGCCGAATTGCGCGGCGTGATCGACGATCGCGGCGGCTCGCCCTTCTGGGACGGGGTCGCAGGGCGCTTCTTCGGCATGACCTTCCAGGAAGCCGATTATTTCAACGCCATTAATGGCAACCAATTCATCGCCGATCTGATGCCGAAACACCCGGTCTACATCGCCATGCTCAACGGCGAGGCGCGCAAGGTGATCGGCGTTCCGCACCCCAGCGGCCGCGCGGCGATGCGGATGCTGGAGAACGAGAATTTTGCCTACGAAGGCTATGTCGATATCTTCGACGGCGGGCCGACCATGACCACGCGGACAGACAGCGTGAAAAGCATCGCCGAAGCGGCGGAAAAGACGCTCTCCGCCACCGATCTCGACGACGGCGAGCGGGCGCTGGTCGCCACCGGCAAGCTCGGCGAATTCCGCAGCGCCTATGGGATGCGCCATATCGGCGACGACGGGACGATCGCGATCGATGCCGAATGCGCCGAAGCATTGGGCGTCGCCAAGGGCGATTCGGTATGGAGCGTCGCGCGGTGA
- a CDS encoding N-succinylarginine dihydrolase: protein MSKLVEINFDGIVGPSHNYAGLSLGNIASASHKGDPSYPRAAALQGIAKMRGNMERGLAQGYLLPLPRPNFSLLERLGVDEDTDRALRAAAWSASSMWTANAATVSPAPDTADGRCHLTPANLVTMLHRGQEWRDTQAQLKIAFGDRDHFAVHDAVPPSFGDEGAANHMRFCEGHGSKGVEVFVYGRPGGRFPARQHEQASRAVARLHDLDPAACVFIEQNPEAIEAGAFHNDVVAVANERVLFTHERAFADRQGAYDAIRAAFPALEVVEVPESAVSLAEAIKTYLFNAQLVTLSSGEIALVVPSECQESAAVWNWCENMLAGNGPIRKVIPVDVRQSMANGGGPACLRLRVVADPATVDARFLLDEQRAERIESIIAQTWPEQIDPADIGNEALAKTVIEAREALLAVLSLDELA from the coding sequence GTGAGCAAGCTTGTCGAAATCAACTTCGACGGCATCGTCGGCCCGTCGCATAATTACGCTGGCCTCAGCCTCGGCAATATCGCCAGCGCGAGCCACAAGGGCGACCCCTCCTATCCGCGTGCCGCCGCGCTCCAGGGTATCGCCAAGATGCGCGGGAATATGGAGCGCGGGCTGGCGCAGGGCTATCTGCTGCCCCTCCCGCGGCCGAACTTTTCGCTGCTTGAGCGGCTTGGCGTCGATGAGGACACCGATCGCGCCTTGCGCGCTGCCGCATGGTCCGCGAGTTCCATGTGGACCGCCAATGCCGCCACCGTCAGCCCCGCGCCGGATACTGCGGACGGGCGCTGCCATCTGACGCCCGCCAATCTCGTGACGATGCTCCATCGCGGGCAGGAATGGCGCGATACGCAGGCGCAGCTGAAAATCGCCTTCGGCGACCGCGACCACTTCGCCGTCCACGATGCCGTCCCGCCCAGCTTCGGCGACGAGGGCGCGGCCAACCACATGCGATTCTGCGAAGGGCACGGCAGCAAGGGCGTCGAGGTCTTCGTTTATGGCCGACCAGGTGGCCGCTTCCCGGCACGCCAGCACGAACAGGCCAGCCGCGCGGTCGCTCGCCTTCACGATCTCGATCCCGCGGCCTGCGTTTTCATCGAACAGAACCCCGAAGCCATCGAGGCAGGCGCGTTCCACAATGACGTGGTCGCCGTAGCCAACGAGCGGGTGCTGTTCACGCACGAGCGCGCCTTTGCCGACCGGCAGGGCGCCTATGACGCGATCCGTGCGGCGTTTCCCGCGCTCGAGGTGGTCGAGGTGCCGGAGAGCGCAGTCAGCCTCGCCGAGGCGATCAAGACCTACCTGTTCAACGCGCAATTGGTCACTCTCTCGTCAGGAGAAATCGCATTGGTCGTGCCGAGCGAGTGCCAGGAAAGCGCCGCCGTGTGGAACTGGTGCGAGAATATGCTCGCGGGCAACGGGCCGATCCGCAAGGTGATCCCCGTCGATGTCCGCCAGTCGATGGCGAATGGCGGCGGCCCCGCCTGCCTGCGGCTGCGCGTCGTCGCCGACCCCGCCACGGTAGACGCCCGCTTCCTGCTCGACGAGCAGCGGGCGGAGCGGATCGAATCAATCATCGCCCAGACCTGGCCCGAGCAGATCGATCCGGCCGATATCGGCAACGAAGCTCTGGCAAAGACCGTGATCGAAGCGCGCGAGGCCCTGCTGGCCGTCCTGTCGCTGGACGAACTGGCATAA